One segment of Ziziphus jujuba cultivar Dongzao chromosome 12, ASM3175591v1 DNA contains the following:
- the LOC107428781 gene encoding glutathione S-transferase U17, protein MAESNVKLLGAWPSPFVLRARIALNLKHVSYEFLEENLGSKSELLLKSNPVHKKIPVLIHNDKPICESLVIVEYIDEVWTSGPSILPSDPYDRATARFWAAYVDEKWFPSMKGIAIADGEEAKKAAVDQAIEVLVQIEEAFGNCSKGKPFFSGDQIGYLDIAFGCLLAWLRVSEKMNGIKLLDQAKTPGLVKWAERFSEDPAVKGVLPETDKLVEFAKILFAKMRGTPSE, encoded by the exons atggcAGAGAGTAACGTGAAGCTTTTGGGAGCATGGCCGAGCCCTTTTGTTTTGAGAGCTCGGATAGCTCTTAATCTCAAACATGTGAGCTACGAGTTTCTTGAAGAAAATTTGGGATCCAAAAGCGAGCTTCTTCTAAAATCAAACCCAGTCCACAAGAAAATCCCAGTTCTTATTCACAATGATAAACCCATTTGTGAATCTCTGGTCATTGTTGAATACATTGATGAAGTTTGGACCTCTGGTCCTTCTATTCTCCCTTCTGATCCTTATGACCGCGCCACTGCTCGGTTTTGGGCTGCCTATGTTGATGAAAAg TGGTTCCCATCCATGAAGGGCATAGCAATTGCTGACGGAGAAGAGGCAAAGAAAGCAGCAGTGGATCAAGCAATAGAAGTGCTTGTGCAGATAGAGGAAGCATTTGGAAATTGTAGCAAAGGAAAGCCATTCTTTAGTGGAGACCAAATTGGGTACCTTGACATTGCATTCGGATGTTTATTGGCATGGCTAAGGGTTTCAGAGAAAATGAATGGTATAAAACTGCTAGACCAAGCCAAAACACCAGGTTTGGTGAAATGGGCTGAGAGGTTTTCTGAAGACCCTGCTGTGAAAGGAGTTCTTCCTGAGACTGATAAGCTTGTCGAGTTTGCTAAGATCTTATTTGCTAAAATGAGAGGTACTCCTTCAGAGTGA
- the LOC107428790 gene encoding glutathione S-transferase U17, whose protein sequence is MSESRDVKVLGVWTSPFVMRARIALNLKQVSYDFLQETSLTEKSELLLISNPIHKKVPVLIHNEKPICESLVIVEYIDDVWTSAPSILPSHPYDRAIARFWAAYIDEKWFPSMKGISIAQGEEAKKAAIDQVIEGLVLLEEAFVKSSKGKPFFGGEQIGYLDIALGCFLAWLRVSEKMHGVKLLDQAKTPGLVKWAERFCEDPAVKGVMPETDKLLEFAKILFAKMRANLPK, encoded by the exons atgtcGGAGAGTAGAGACGTAAAGGTCTTGGGAGTGTGGACGAGCCCTTTCGTTATGAGAGCTCGAATCGCCCTTAATCTCAAACAAGTGAGCTATGATTTTCTTCAAGAAACTAGTTTGACAGAGAAAAGCGAGCTTCTTCTAATATCAAACCCAATCCACAAGAAAGTCCCAGTTCTTATTCACAATGAAAAACCCATTTGCGAGTCTCTGGTCATTGTTGAATACATCGATGATGTTTGGACCTCTGCTCCTTCTATCCTCCCTTCTCATCCCTACGACCGCGCCATTGCTCGGTTTTGGGCTGCTTATATTGATGAAAAG TGGTTCCCATCCATGAAAGGCATATCAATTGCTCAAGGAGAGGAAGCAAAGAAAGCAGCAATAGATCAAGTAATAGAAGGGCTTGTGCTATTAGAGGAAGCATTTGTGAAGTCTAGCAAAGGAAAGCCATTCTTTGGTGGAGAACAAATTGGTTACCTTGACATTGCACTTGGATGTTTCTTAGCATGGCTAAGGGTTTCAGAGAAAATGCATGGTGTAAAACTGCTAGACCAAGCCAAAACACCTGGTTTGGTGAAATGGGCTGAGAGGTTTTGTGAAGACCCTGCTGTGAAAGGAGTTATGCCTGAGACTGATAAGCTTCTTGAGTTTGCTAAGATCTTATTTGCCAAAATGAGAGCTAATCTTCCTAAGTGA
- the LOC125418778 gene encoding glutathione S-transferase U17-like, producing MSESRDVKVLGVWASPFVMRARIALNLKQVSYDFLQETSFLTEKSELLLKSNPIHKKVPVLIHNEKPICESLVIVEYIDDVWTSAPSIFPCHPHDRAIARFWAAYIDEKWFPSMKGISTAQGKGAKKAAIDQVIEGLVLLEEAFVKSSKGKPFFGGEQIGYLDIALGCFLAWLRVSEKMHGVKLLDQAKTPGLVKWAERFCEDPAVKGVMPETDKLLEFAKILFAKMRANLPK from the exons atgtcgGAGAGTAGAGACGTAAAGGTCTTGGGAGTATGGGCGAGCCCTTTCGTTATGAGAGCTCGAATCGCCCTTAATCTTAAACAAGTGAGCTACGATTTTCTTCAAGAAACTAGTTTTTTGACAGAGAAAAGCGAGCTTCTTCTAAAATCAAACCCAATCCACAAGAAAGTCCCAGTTCTTATTCACAATGAAAAACCCATTTGCGAATCTCTGGTCATTGTTGAATACATCGATGATGTTTGGACCTCTGCTCCTTCTATCTTCCCTTGTCATCCCCACGACCGCGCCATTGCTCGGTTTTGGGCTGCTTATATTGATGAAaag TGGTTCCCATCCATGAAAGGCATATCAACTGCTCAAGGAAAGGGAGCAAAGAAAGCAGCAATAGATCAAGTAATAGAAGGGCTTGTGCTATTAGAGGAAGCATTTGTGAAGTCTAGCAAAGGAAAGCCATTCTTTGGTGGAGAACAAATTGGTTACCTTGACATTGCACTTGGATGTTTCTTAGCATGGCTAAGGGTTTCAGAGAAAATGCATGGTGTAAAACTGCTAGACCAAGCCAAAACACCTGGTTTGGTGAAATGGGCTGAGAGGTTTTGTGAAGACCCTGCTGTGAAAGGAGTTATGCCTGAGACTGATAAGCTTCTTGAGTTTGCTAAGATCTTATTTGCCAAAATGAGAGCTAATCTTCCTAAGTGA